From Paenibacillus sp. V4I7, one genomic window encodes:
- a CDS encoding PqqD family protein produces MTQYLRMNDYESIQLDMEWIILNTDEYNLTKLNGVGGFCWSLLGAAQTVSSLSEAIRKEYESVDETVEEDIEAFLNDMIGRGLVQYAVS; encoded by the coding sequence ATGACCCAGTACCTTCGGATGAATGATTATGAGTCTATTCAACTGGATATGGAATGGATTATTTTGAACACAGATGAGTATAACTTAACGAAGTTAAATGGAGTGGGCGGATTTTGCTGGTCATTGCTTGGTGCAGCTCAGACGGTAAGCTCCCTCAGCGAAGCAATTCGGAAGGAGTATGAATCCGTCGACGAAACGGTTGAAGAAGATATTGAAGCGTTCCTGAACGATATGATTGGACGCGGCTTGGTTCAATATGCAGTTTCGTAA
- a CDS encoding signal peptidase I has product MYPFIKKGDICRFVSTEAANIKKGDIILFHTPHGNLVAHRFCRLVTRNERLHYLCKGDTNLAHDEAIALDQLIGKMIWIRRNERIIHVTNLAAYVWGQTVLSFPMISLLLRVYLNRRESTQV; this is encoded by the coding sequence ATGTATCCTTTTATCAAGAAGGGGGATATTTGCCGTTTTGTATCCACTGAGGCTGCAAACATAAAGAAAGGCGATATCATCTTATTTCATACACCTCATGGTAACTTAGTCGCCCATCGTTTTTGCCGATTGGTAACTAGGAACGAGCGGTTGCATTACCTTTGTAAGGGAGATACCAACTTAGCGCATGATGAGGCTATTGCATTGGATCAGCTGATTGGCAAGATGATCTGGATTAGGCGAAATGAGCGGATCATCCATGTAACGAATCTAGCCGCTTATGTTTGGGGCCAAACCGTTCTCTCATTCCCCATGATATCGCTATTGTTAAGAGTTTATTTAAATCGAAGAGAAAGCACGCAAGTGTAG